In Candidatus Tumulicola sp., a single window of DNA contains:
- a CDS encoding sulfite oxidase, translated as MRSQPFARREFLGLVAAGGAAATGATVWPSLALGKGYMLEVNHQPADLETPLEQLNDAWLTRNEWFFVRSHMGPPRAPIDAAAWRLGVWGTVNAPLQLSLRDLKHGFEQVSVSCVLQCAGNGRSLYTPKVPGAQWRYGAVGNAKWTGVRLADVLKEADLATDAKFLIIRGHDEPVLKATPKFVRGFPMDKAMDPYTILAYEMNGKPLPELHGAPLRMIVPGWAGDHWMKWLHTIEVRNVGTEDDAGFWTASAYRYPNNPGAPGVAVPLDQTHRLSAMNVKSIITNPLDGRRLTSGSLAVEGVAFSGLPTIRSVEVSVDDGAWMSAQLGSEQAPYSWRRFSYKTNLTQGPHTIAARATDETGAVQPETAAWNPSGYINNAIMKVNINVGAAS; from the coding sequence ATGCGATCTCAACCCTTCGCGCGACGCGAATTCCTTGGACTCGTGGCAGCCGGAGGTGCCGCGGCTACCGGCGCCACCGTCTGGCCTTCCCTCGCATTAGGGAAAGGCTACATGCTCGAGGTCAATCACCAACCGGCCGATCTTGAAACCCCGCTGGAGCAGCTCAACGACGCGTGGCTGACGCGCAACGAATGGTTCTTCGTGCGCAGTCACATGGGTCCGCCGCGGGCGCCCATCGATGCAGCTGCGTGGCGGCTCGGCGTCTGGGGAACGGTGAACGCGCCACTGCAACTGAGCCTGCGCGATCTCAAGCATGGCTTCGAGCAGGTGAGCGTCAGCTGCGTGCTCCAGTGCGCGGGCAACGGGCGCTCCCTCTACACGCCGAAAGTCCCCGGTGCCCAATGGCGCTATGGCGCGGTCGGCAACGCCAAGTGGACCGGTGTGCGCCTCGCAGACGTTTTGAAGGAGGCGGATCTGGCGACCGACGCCAAGTTTCTCATCATCCGGGGTCACGACGAGCCGGTGCTCAAAGCGACGCCCAAGTTCGTGCGCGGATTTCCAATGGATAAAGCGATGGATCCCTACACGATCCTCGCCTACGAGATGAACGGCAAGCCGCTCCCGGAATTGCACGGCGCGCCGCTGCGCATGATCGTGCCCGGCTGGGCCGGCGATCATTGGATGAAATGGCTGCACACCATCGAGGTGCGCAACGTCGGCACCGAGGACGATGCCGGCTTCTGGACCGCTTCGGCATATCGCTATCCGAACAACCCTGGAGCGCCCGGTGTCGCCGTGCCGCTCGATCAAACGCACCGGCTGTCCGCGATGAACGTCAAATCTATCATCACGAATCCGCTTGACGGCAGGCGACTGACTTCAGGCAGCCTCGCCGTCGAAGGCGTGGCGTTTTCCGGCTTACCGACCATCAGGAGCGTGGAAGTGTCGGTCGACGATGGCGCGTGGATGTCCGCCCAGTTAGGCTCCGAGCAAGCGCCGTACTCGTGGCGACGCTTCTCGTACAAAACCAACCTTACTCAAGGCCCGCACACGATCGCAGCGCGAGCGACGGACGAAACCGGGGCGGTCCAACCCGAAACAGCTGCATGGAATCCGTCCGGCTACATCAACAACGCGATCATGAAAGTCAACATCAATGTGGGGGCAGCATCATGA
- the fdhF gene encoding formate dehydrogenase subunit alpha — MAEFERLTEPMVRDGERLRTATWDEALERAAAGIERAVANRGPNAFGLFSCSKTTNELNYLAQKFARAVIGCNNVDSCNRTUHAPSVAGLAAVFGAGGGTSSYQEIEETDLIILWGSNARETHPIFFHHVLKGLRKGAKLYVVDPRRTGTAQWADVWLGLNVGTDIALSNAMAHTIIERGLENREFIARATSGFEVYRASVAPHTPERAEAITGVPAEVIREVAAAYASAARAEICWTLGITEHHTAVDNVFALINLALLTGHVGRYGSGLNPLRGQNNVQGGGDMGAIPDRLPGFQSVTDDALRAKFETAWGVKIPATRGWRLNEMFDAMERGELTSLYVIGENPLVSEADRQRSEHLLEGLDHLVVQDLTLTETAKIADVVFPAAAGWCESEGTVTNSERRVQRVRKAVEPPGTARDDIAIVCDMAKRLGHDIGQPTAKDLWNEVRALSPMHAGMSYRRLEESGGLRWPCYDEKHPGEQFLHARLWENPVRGPSAPFHVVEHEPPVDEITDEYPIMLTTGRRLDSFNTGAQSGAYSSPLRRGESIDLSPVDATRFGVSEGEDVRVASRRGSIVAPVRIADELRPGLAFMTFHFDVPTNVLTIEANDPKSGTAEFKASAVRIEKM; from the coding sequence ATGGCAGAGTTCGAACGCCTGACTGAGCCGATGGTGCGCGACGGCGAACGCCTGCGCACTGCGACATGGGATGAAGCGCTCGAGCGCGCGGCCGCCGGAATCGAGCGCGCAGTCGCCAACCGCGGCCCAAACGCCTTCGGCCTCTTCAGCTGCTCGAAGACGACCAACGAACTGAATTACCTCGCGCAGAAGTTCGCACGCGCCGTCATCGGCTGCAACAACGTCGATAGCTGCAACAGGACCTGACACGCTCCCAGCGTCGCCGGTCTGGCGGCGGTGTTCGGGGCCGGGGGCGGCACGAGTTCCTATCAGGAGATCGAAGAGACGGATCTGATCATCCTGTGGGGTTCGAATGCGCGCGAAACGCACCCCATCTTTTTCCACCACGTCCTCAAGGGGCTGCGCAAAGGGGCGAAGCTCTATGTCGTGGATCCGCGCCGCACCGGCACCGCGCAATGGGCTGACGTGTGGCTCGGTCTCAACGTCGGCACGGATATCGCGCTCTCCAACGCCATGGCGCACACGATCATCGAGCGCGGCTTGGAGAACCGCGAGTTCATCGCGCGGGCGACGTCGGGTTTTGAAGTGTATCGCGCGAGCGTCGCTCCGCACACGCCCGAACGTGCGGAGGCGATCACCGGCGTGCCGGCGGAGGTCATCCGCGAAGTCGCCGCCGCCTATGCGTCGGCCGCGCGTGCGGAGATCTGCTGGACGCTCGGCATCACCGAACACCATACCGCGGTGGACAACGTCTTCGCGCTCATCAACCTCGCACTGCTGACCGGCCACGTCGGACGCTACGGATCGGGTCTGAATCCCCTGCGCGGCCAGAACAACGTACAAGGCGGCGGCGACATGGGCGCGATCCCGGACCGGCTGCCGGGTTTCCAAAGCGTCACCGATGACGCTCTGCGCGCGAAGTTCGAGACAGCGTGGGGCGTGAAGATCCCGGCCACACGCGGCTGGCGCCTCAACGAGATGTTCGACGCCATGGAGCGCGGCGAACTCACGTCGCTGTACGTCATCGGCGAAAACCCGCTCGTTTCGGAGGCCGACCGTCAGCGCTCCGAGCACCTGCTCGAGGGACTCGATCATCTCGTCGTTCAGGACCTCACGCTGACCGAGACGGCGAAGATCGCCGACGTCGTCTTCCCCGCAGCTGCGGGATGGTGCGAATCCGAGGGCACGGTCACGAACAGCGAACGCCGCGTGCAGCGGGTGCGCAAAGCGGTGGAACCGCCCGGCACTGCGCGCGACGATATCGCGATCGTGTGCGACATGGCCAAAAGGCTTGGGCACGACATCGGTCAGCCAACCGCCAAGGATTTGTGGAACGAAGTCCGCGCCTTGAGTCCGATGCACGCCGGCATGAGCTACCGGCGCTTGGAGGAAAGCGGCGGACTGCGCTGGCCATGCTACGATGAGAAACACCCAGGCGAACAGTTCTTGCATGCGCGTCTTTGGGAGAACCCGGTGCGCGGCCCGTCGGCTCCGTTCCATGTCGTGGAGCACGAGCCTCCGGTCGACGAGATCACGGATGAGTATCCGATCATGTTGACCACCGGACGCCGGCTCGACTCGTTCAACACGGGCGCGCAGAGCGGCGCCTACTCGTCGCCGCTGCGCCGGGGCGAATCGATCGATCTTTCGCCGGTCGACGCGACGCGCTTCGGGGTAAGCGAGGGCGAAGACGTGCGCGTCGCCTCGCGGCGCGGTTCCATCGTCGCGCCCGTCCGCATCGCAGATGAACTGCGGCCGGGTCTCGCCTTCATGACGTTCCACTTCGACGTGCCGACGAACGTACTGACGATCGAAGCAAACGATCCCAAATCGGGCACCGCCGAGTTCAAGGCGTCGGCCGTCCGAATCGAAAAGATGTAG